The Candidatus Poribacteria bacterium DNA segment ACGTCGTACCGTGCGCTGTCCGGGCAGGTATCGCCACTGTTGGGTTACCACAATCTTTAGTCCACGAGCCTCCGCCATCTCAGTCAGTCGCCGGGCGGGTGCAAGCTGGAGCGTGAACGGCTTCTCCACCATGACGTGCTTGTCGGCTTCGATTGCAGCCTCCACTAGTTCATCGTGCGTACGCGCCCAAGTAGCGACAACAACACCGTCACAATCCGACTGTTTTAACGCCTCCGGGTATGAAGTGTAGGCAAGATGGTCCGGTAATTCGAGATCGCTAATAGCGGCTTTGAGACGCGGTTCATCAATATCGACTAAGCCGACCAATTCAAACTTGTCAGGTCGCGCTAGAAAGCTGCGTGCATGTGACTTCCCTCGACCACTGCCCACCACGACCATACGCAGTGGATTCCCTGTTTCGACACGGTTTTCCCCCACTTTAGTTACCTCCTATTTCGGACCTTCCGCAGTTTATGTCTCAATTATTCCTCTGCCAACACCTGGATACTGGCACATGGAAAGGCAGCCACCTTTGCGTTCTGAGGCAGCTTCTCCGCAAGCATATTGACAAGCACATCCCACTCACGGAAGAGGATGTCGCCGGGATGATCCTTGTAAAACTCATCTGCCGGGAAGTTCTCCGACCAAACTAAAGCTTGGTTTGGAGATTCGATTTTCGGTGTGGGTAACGGCATCGGGGTTGTCCGCGCCCTCCACCTAATACGTGATGCGTAATGCGTAAAAGAAACCACAGAGACACAGATAGGTAAATTGTTTTTAATCGCTCTGCGCCCTCTGCGCCTCGGCGGTCGGTTTTTTACTCCTTACTCGTTACGTATTATTCGTTATCGCTGCTGCCGATAATGTAACGCAGCTTGAATAAAATCACGAAATAGTGGGTGCGGCTCAAGGGGCTTAGATTGAAATTCGGGATGGAATTGCGAACCGACCATCCACGGATGATCAACAACTTCAGTGATTTCAACCAGATTCTCGTCAGGCGATACCCCGCTAAAACACAACCCTTCGGATGCGAGGGCGTCCCGATACTCGTTATTCAATTCATAGCGATGGCGGTGTCGTTCTAGGATGATCGGCTGTTGATACGCTTCATAGCTTTTTGTGTTTTCTCTGAGAACACACGGATAGAGTCCAAGTCGCATTGTGCCACCAAGGTCGGTCTGTTCTCGTTGATCCAACATCAAATCAATCACCGGATGGGGTGTTTTTTCGTCAAACTCGGCACTGTTTGCCCCTTTCAATTTTGCGACGTGCCGTGCAACATCGATCACCATGCACTGCATACCGAGACATAATCCAAAATATGGAATCTGCCGCTCCCGCGCATAGCGTGATGCGACAATCATCCCTTCAATGCCGCGGTAGCCAAAGCCGCCAGGAACGAGAATTCCGTCAACTCCCTCGAACTCCTCATCCAAGTTTTGGTTGCCACCTAGCATATCAGATTCAATCCATTTGACATCTACGGCTGAATCATTGGCAATCCCACCGTGCTTGAGTGCTTCCTTCACGCTGAGGTAGGTATCAGAGCCTTGGACATACTTACCGACAATCGCTATCTGGGTCCGGTGTTTGGGGTGCTTCAGTTTATCAACCATCTTTGCCCACTCAACGTCATTCGACTGACGTTCTTCTAACCCAAGCCGCTTTATCACCAAACGCCCCATGCCTTGCCGCTCGAAATTCAGCGGGATCTCATCAACCAGATCTGTGTCAAGCCCTTCAACGATGTATTCCTCCTGAAGTCCACAAAGGAGCGAGATCTTCTGCCGTATTCCTTCCTCCATCGGTTGACTTGTGCGGCAAATCAAGAGATCGGGTTGGATACCATACTCTTGTAGCGTACGGATGCTGTGTTGGGTCGGTTTGCTCTTGCTTTCTCCGTTGGGAAGGGTATAAATTAGCGAAACATGAATAAAGAGCGTATTTTCGCGTCCGACCTCCACCGCCATTTGTCGAATCGCCTCTACAAACGGAGGTGTCTCAAAATCCCCAATGGTCCCGCCGATCTCCGTAATGACCACTTCCGCATCGCTGTCGCGCCCTAGTTGATAGATGCGCTCCTTGATTTCATCAGTGAGATGCGGAATAAGTTGCACAGTCCCACCCAGATAATCTCCACGTCGTTCCTTCGCAATCACCTCGCTATAGACCGAACCCGAAGTAATATAAGAATTTTGATTGAGATTGAGGCCCAGAAATCGCTCGTAATTGCCGAGATCGAGATCGGTTTCGGTGCCATCCTGCGTCACAAATACCTCACCATGTTCAAACGGATTCATCGTACCGGCATCTACATTGAGGTAAGGGTCAATTTTGACAACAATTACACGGAATCCTCGATCGACCAGCAAACGACCAAGTGATGCTGTCGTTATTCCCTTTCCGATGCCAGAGATCACACCGCCAGTTACAAAGATGTACTTTGTCATCTCGATAGCAACTCCTTCTATCGGTTAAATATGCAGGCTATGCCTTGCGTATTGTGTAACAAAGTGAGAAACCATATTGAATTTGGTTCATACTAAGAAAACGTTAAAATCCCTTCATCTGTTCATGCCTGCGAGATTTCCTTGCTCTCTCTTAACCCGCCAACCCACAGGTATCTGTTCAATCACGCCCGATGTCTTCCATTCCTTGAATTGTTTTTGCATTTCCGCCCATCGGCCTCGGTCAAACAGGGCAATCCCATGGTTCAGGGATTCCAACAGGGTCAGATGAAAGTTCT contains these protein-coding regions:
- a CDS encoding CTP synthase, encoding MTKYIFVTGGVISGIGKGITTASLGRLLVDRGFRVIVVKIDPYLNVDAGTMNPFEHGEVFVTQDGTETDLDLGNYERFLGLNLNQNSYITSGSVYSEVIAKERRGDYLGGTVQLIPHLTDEIKERIYQLGRDSDAEVVITEIGGTIGDFETPPFVEAIRQMAVEVGRENTLFIHVSLIYTLPNGESKSKPTQHSIRTLQEYGIQPDLLICRTSQPMEEGIRQKISLLCGLQEEYIVEGLDTDLVDEIPLNFERQGMGRLVIKRLGLEERQSNDVEWAKMVDKLKHPKHRTQIAIVGKYVQGSDTYLSVKEALKHGGIANDSAVDVKWIESDMLGGNQNLDEEFEGVDGILVPGGFGYRGIEGMIVASRYARERQIPYFGLCLGMQCMVIDVARHVAKLKGANSAEFDEKTPHPVIDLMLDQREQTDLGGTMRLGLYPCVLRENTKSYEAYQQPIILERHRHRYELNNEYRDALASEGLCFSGVSPDENLVEITEVVDHPWMVGSQFHPEFQSKPLEPHPLFRDFIQAALHYRQQR